A stretch of the Amycolatopsis sp. BJA-103 genome encodes the following:
- the dhbA gene encoding 2,3-dihydro-2,3-dihydroxybenzoate dehydrogenase: MEGIEGKVALVTGGARGIGAAVVDGLAEAGAIVAAVDLAEGPSRTGVTSFVADVGDPAAVARVVGEVERELGPIGIGASVAGVLKPGSVCETSDEDWAATFAVNSTGVFTVLREISRRMLPRRSGVLVTVGSNAAGVPRTGMAAYAASKAAATMLTRCLGLELAGSGIRCNIVSPGSTDTEMQRLLWTDENGADRVIAGNPEQYRVGIPLGRIAEPADIADAVLFLASDRARHITMQNLYVDGGATLRA, encoded by the coding sequence GTGGAAGGGATCGAGGGCAAGGTCGCGCTCGTCACCGGAGGCGCGCGCGGAATCGGGGCGGCCGTCGTGGACGGGCTCGCCGAAGCGGGTGCGATCGTGGCGGCGGTGGACCTGGCGGAAGGGCCGTCCCGGACCGGGGTGACCTCGTTCGTCGCGGACGTCGGCGACCCCGCGGCCGTGGCGCGGGTGGTCGGCGAGGTCGAACGCGAACTCGGGCCGATCGGGATCGGGGCGTCCGTCGCGGGTGTGCTGAAGCCGGGGTCCGTCTGCGAGACGAGCGACGAGGACTGGGCGGCGACCTTCGCGGTCAACTCCACCGGCGTCTTCACCGTGCTCCGCGAGATCTCCCGCCGGATGCTGCCCCGCCGGAGCGGGGTGCTGGTGACGGTCGGCTCGAACGCCGCGGGTGTCCCGAGGACCGGGATGGCGGCCTACGCCGCTTCGAAGGCCGCCGCGACGATGCTGACCCGCTGTCTCGGCCTCGAACTCGCCGGTTCCGGCATCCGCTGCAACATCGTCTCGCCCGGTTCGACCGACACCGAGATGCAACGTCTACTGTGGACGGACGAAAACGGCGCGGACCGTGTCATCGCGGGAAATCCGGAGCAATACCGCGTCGGCATACCGCTGGGCCGGATAGCCGAACCCGCCGATATCGCCGACGCCGTCCTGTTTCTGGCCTCTGATCGAGCGCGGCACATCACGATGCAGAACCTCTACGTCGACGGCGGCGCCACGCTCCGGGCGTGA
- a CDS encoding GerMN domain-containing protein — translation MRKTWFVLLLIVSVVTGCGVRPSGVIPGAPAPVGPANGAVLYFVSGGQPARVLRPIAGELPPASPVDLLAAGPDESEREQRYTSEVPPGTVALDQTAGPNGVTLTLSVDVAGLSARAVDQIVCTARDSLGGAAQITLRGGGTQRGPLSCPLPG, via the coding sequence GTGAGGAAGACCTGGTTCGTCCTGCTCCTGATCGTGTCGGTGGTCACCGGTTGCGGCGTCCGGCCCAGTGGCGTGATCCCCGGCGCGCCCGCGCCGGTGGGCCCGGCCAACGGCGCGGTGCTCTACTTCGTGTCCGGCGGGCAGCCTGCCAGGGTGCTGCGCCCGATCGCCGGGGAACTGCCCCCGGCCAGCCCCGTCGACCTGCTCGCCGCCGGACCGGACGAGAGCGAGCGGGAACAGCGCTACACCAGCGAAGTCCCGCCGGGCACCGTTGCTCTCGACCAGACGGCGGGACCGAACGGGGTGACGCTGACCCTTTCGGTCGACGTCGCCGGGCTGTCGGCGAGGGCCGTCGACCAGATCGTTTGCACCGCCAGGGACTCGCTCGGCGGAGCCGCGCAGATCACCTTGCGGGGCGGAGGAACACAACGCGGGCCGCTGTCCTGCCCGCTGCCGGGTTAG